The genomic stretch TCACCCTTTGGGTAGTGTGGCTCGATCAGGGCAATCAATCCCTTCCACGGCACCACCTGATCCATCTCGATCAGGAACAATTCCTTACGGGTCTGCTTGCGCTTGCCGGCGTACTCGGCGTCGGCGAAGGTCATCTGCTTCATGGAAAAACTCGGCTGGCGGGATCGGCGTATTTCACCAGATTCAGGAAGTCTTTTTCAGACCTTCCCTAGAAAAGCACTGCCGCCATTTTTAAAGTAGTTACGCTCTTTGCTTGCAGCGTGCATGTTGCTAAGTACTGAGACACCTGATGGCGCGGGTGGAGGGTACATGATGGCTCCTTGCTCATAGGCCGTTGGTGTGAGCCCCCTCCATGGGTTCTGCTTTTATCGGCCAGAGGCTTGGAAGCAGTCAATCGAGCATATTTTTCATATTGTGTTTCCGGGCCCTGTGACCCACTTGTCCTCCAGTTTCAGTTTCCATCCAACCCACCCCAACGTCACCGCCCGCAACCCCATGAACCCAAGAAACGCCATCCACAACCCATGGTTGCCCAACCCGCTCATGGCCACTGCCACCGGCAGCGCAATCAACACCGAAACCAGCATTGCATTTCGCATTTCCCGCGCCCGGGTCGCGCCGATGAACAAGCCATCCAGCAAGTAACTCCACACCGCGATCAACGGCAGCAACGCCAGGTAGGGCAAATACGGATAAGCCGCCGCCCGCACACTTTCGATGTCGGTCTGCAAGTCGATGAACAGGTGCCCACCCAGCAGGAACAGCCCGGCAAAGCCCAGGCTGGTGATCAGCGACCAGCCGCAGGCCACCACCAGCGAGCGACGTAGGGTGTCGCGGTCACGGGCACCAATGGCATGGCCGCACAAGGCCTCCACCGCATGGGCCAGCCCATCCAGCGCATAGGCCGTCAGTAGCAGGCCATTGAGCAACAGGGCGTTGGCTGCCACGGTCGCTTCGCCCAGGCGCGCGCCTTGCACGGTAATCAGCAGGAAGACCAGTTGCAGCGCCAGGCTGCGCAGGAAGATATCGCGGTTCACCGCCAGCAGTGGCCTCCAGGCCTGCCAGCGCTTGAGCGCTGCCCACACGATCTGCCCCGGGTAGGCCCGCAGGGCCGGCCGGGTCAAGGCCAGGCCGAGCAGGGCGGCACTCCATTCGGCAATCACCGACGCCCGCGCCGAGCCCAGTACGCCCCAGTCCAGGCCCAGCACGAACCACAGGTTCAAGGCGATGTTCAGCAGGTTGGTGGTCAGCAGGATTGCCAGTGGTGCCCTGGCGTTCTGGGTGCCGAGGAACCAGCCGACCAGCGCGTAACTGGCCAGCGCCGCAGGCAGGCCAAGCAGGCGGGTATGGAAGAAGTCTTCGGTGGATTGCTGCAGGGCTGCGCTGGGTTGCATCGCATGAAGTGCCAGCTGGCTGAAGGGCAGGGCCAGCAGGCCGATCAACAGGGCGAAGCCGACCGCCAGCAGCAGCCCTTGCACCAGTACCTGGCGTAACGCGGCACCGTCGCCACGGCCGGCAGCCTGAGCAGCGAAACCGGTGGAGCCCATGCGCAGGAAGCCCATCAGGCCGACCATGAAGGTGAACAAGGTGGCGCCCACGGCCACGGCGCCCAGCTGGTGGGCGTGCGGAAGATGGCCGATGACCGTGCTGTCGACCAGCGCCACCAGCGGTACCGAGATGTTTGACAGGATCATCGGCGCGGCTAGCGCCCAGACCTTGCGGTGGGTGGGGCGGTGGCGCCAGTCGGCAGCGAGTTGGGGCATGTGCATTCCATGAGATCTTGGGGCCGCTGTGTGCCCCTTCGCGAGCTTGCGCGCCCCCACAGGAAAGTGTTGCTCTTGCGGCCGACGCCAAACCTGTGGGAGCGGGCAAGCCCGCGAAGGGGCGCAACGCGGCCCCCTTTTAACGAATGGCCACAGTGTACCGACCAGGCAACCATTTAGCGCGACCATGGTCTGACCTGGCGCGCAACAACAGGTGCTGCACCCGACGTTGCGCTATAGTTGCTGCCCTCACGTACACGCTGCCCAAGAGTTCCTATCTCATGTTCAACAAAGGATTGTTGCTGGCCTGCGCGCTGGCGTTGCTCAGTGCCTGTGACTCTTCCACGCCGGGCAAGCCGGCGCCGGTCGAGAAGTCTGTGGCCTCCGCGCCCGCCGAAGCCTCCGCCCCCAAGCGTGAGGACCCGGCTTTGCTCGCCAAGCGCTATGAGGGCCGCGAACTCACGGTGCTGGACGTATCGGAAGTGCAGCTCGATGGCGCGGCAACGCTGTCGATCAGCTTTTCCGTACCGCTGGATGCCAAGCAGGACTTCACCAACAAAGTGCACCTGGTCGACACCGTCAAAGGCAAGCTCGACGGTGCCTGGGAACTTTCCGACAACCAGATGGAGCTGCGCTTGCGCCACCTGGAGCCGCAGCGCAAGCTGGTGCTGACCGTCGACAAGGGGCTGCTGGCAGTCAATGGCAAGCAGCTGGACAGCGAGTCGATCACCCGCCTGGAAACCCGCGACATGCAGCCGACCATCGGCTTTGCCAGCCGCGGCTCGCTGCTGCCTACGCGTCTGGCCGAAGGCCTGCCGGTGATTGCCCTGAACGTCGACAAGGTGGATGTCGAGTTCTTTCGCGTCAAGCCAGACATGCTCTCGACTTTCCTGGCCAACTGGGGGCGCAACAGCAGCCTGTACTACTACCAGTCCAAGGAAACCCTGGACATGGCCGAGCTGGTCTACAGCGGCCGCTTCGATCTCAACCCGGCACGCAACACGCGTGAGACCGTGTTGTTGCCAATTGCCGGCATCAAGCCGTTGCAGGCGCCAGGTGTGTACCTGGCCGTGATGCGCGCCTCGGGTACCTACGATTATTCTCAGCCGGCAACCCTGTTCACCCTTAGCGACATCGGCGTGTCGGCCCACCGCTACCGCGACCGCATCGACGTGTTTGCTCAAGCCCTGGAAGGCGGCAAAGCGTTGAGCGACGTCAACCTGGAAATCCATGATGAAAAGGGCAAGCTGCTGGCCCAGGCCACTACCGATGGCAAGGGGCATGCCCAGCTGCCAATCACGCCCAAGGCCGATACCCTGATCGCCACCCAGGGCGTGCATACCACGTTGTTGCGCCTGAACACCGCAGCCCTGGACCTGGCCGAATTCGACATCACCGGGCCTCAGGCCAACCCGCTGCAGTTCTTCATCTTCGGCCCGCGCGACCTGTACCGCCCGGGTGAGACGGTGCTGCTCAACGGTTTGCTGCGCGACCAGGACGGCAAGCCGGTCAAAGCCCAACCGGTGAGCGTGGAAGTGCGTCGCCCGGATGAACAGGTGAGCCGCAAGTTCGTCTGGGAAGCCGACAGCAATGGCTTGTACCAGTACCAGTTGCAATTGGCCACCGAGGCCCCGACGGGCCGTTGGCAACTGCTGCTCGACCTGGGGGGCGGGCGCAAGCAGGTCTATGAATTTCTCGTCGAAGACTTCCTGCCCGAGCGCCTCGCGCTGGAACTCAAGGGCAGCAGCAAACCGCTTTCGCCGGATGAAGATGCGCGCATCCAGGTCAATGGCCGTTACCTCTATGGCGCCCCGGCCGCCGGCAATCGCCTGAGCGGTCAGGCCTATGTACGCCCGCTGCGTGAGGCGGTACCGGCGTTGCCTGGCTACCAGTTCGGTTCGGTCACCGAAACCGATCTGAAGCAGGACCTGGAACTGGACGAGGTCACCCTTGACCAGGCCGGCAAGGCGGTGGTCGATATCGAAAGCCGTTGGGCCGAAGCCCGCTCTCCGCTGCAACTGACCGTGCAGGCCAGCCTGCAGGAGTCGGGTGGCCGGCCGATCACCCGGCGCCTGGAGCAGCCTATCTGGCCGGCTGAGCGCCTGCCGGGCCTGCGAGGCCTGTTCGAAGGTGATGAAACTGATAGCAACGGGCCGGTGGAATTTGAATTCCTGCTGGCCGACCGCGACGGTCACAAACTGGCGGCCGATGCGCTCAAGGTGCGCCTTGTTCGCGAACGCCGCGATTACTACTGGAATTACTCGCAAAGTGACGGCTGGAGTTACGCCTACAATGAGAAATTCCTGACCCAGAACGAAGAGACGATCAGCGTCAAGGCAGGTTCCACTGCCAAGCTCAGCTTCCAGGTTGAATGGGGCCCTTACCGCGTCGAGGTCGAAGACCCGCAGACCGGTCTGGTATCCAGCGAGCGCTTCTGGGCCGGCTATCGCGCCCAGGACAACGCTGAGGGCGGCGCGGTGCGACCGGACCAGGTCAAGCTGGCGCTGGACAAACCCTCCTACGCCGATGGCGCTACCGCCAAGGTCACCGTCACCCCGCCCGCTGCGGGCAGTGGCTACCTGATGATCGAGTCCAGCGATGGCCCGCTGTGGTGGCAGGAAATCGATGTGCCCGCCGAAGGCAAGACCTTTGACGTGCAACTGGACAAGGCCTGGGCCCGCCACGATCTGTACATCAGCGCGTTGGTTATCCGCCCTGGTGAGCGCAAGGCCAATGCCACGCCCAAGCGCGCCGTGGGCGTGCTGCACCTGCCGCTGGACCGCGCCGAGCGCAAGCTTGCGCTGAGCCTGCAGGCACCGGAGAAAATGCGACCGAAACAGCCGTTGACGGTGAAGATCAAGGCCGCTAACGCCGATGGCAGTGTGCCCAAACAGGTGCATGTGCTGTTGTCGGCGGTGGACGTGGGCATCCTCAACATCACCGATTTCAAAACCCCCGACCCGTTCGCCAGCCTGTTCGGGCGCAAGGCCTATGGTGCCGATCAACTGGACATCTACGGCCAATTGATCGAGGCCGGGCAGGGCCGCCTGGCCAGCCTGGCGTTCGGTGGTGACGCAGCGATGGCCAAGGGGGGCAAGCGACCCAACACTACGGTAACCATCGTCGCCCAACAGAGCCTGCCGGTGACGCTGGACGACAAGGGTGAGGGCCAGGCCACGGTCGATATCCCCGACTTCAACGGCGAACTGCGGTTGATGGCCCAGGCCTGGACCGAAGAGCACTTCGGCATGGCCGAAGGCAAGACCGTGGTCGCCGCACCGTTGATTGCCGAGCTTTCGGCCCCGCGCTTCCTGGCCGGTGGCGACCGTACCAGCCTGGCACTGGACCTGGCCAACCTGTCCGGCCGCGCTCAGCAACTGAGCGTCGAAATCACCACGGATGGGCAACTGAGCCTGGCGGCCAATGCCGTGCAGAGCGTTAACCTGGCCGAAGGGCAGCGCTCGACGCTGATGATTCCGGTGCAGGCCCAGGGTGGTCTGGGGCAGGGCAAGGTGCATGTCCGGGTGACTGGCCTGCAACTGCCGAACGAGCCGATCACAGCGTTCGAGCGTGAGTGGACGCTGGGCGTGCGACCGGCCTACCCGGCAATGCTCAAGCACTACCGTGTGGCCCTGAAGGACCAGCCGTGGACCCTGCCCGAAGCAGACCTGGCCGCCTTCGAACCCGCTGGCCTGGAAGCCAGCCTGGCCTTGTCGAGCCGGCCGCCGCTGAACCTTGCCGAGCAGATTCGCGCGCTGCAAGCCTACCCCTACGGCTGCCTCGAACAGACCACCAGTGGCCTGTACCCCTCGCTGTACGCCGATGCCGACAGCCTCAAGCGCCTGGGCATCAAGGGCGAGCCGGCGGATGTGCGCAAGCGCAAGATCGAAATGGGCATCGAGCACTTGCTGGGGATGCAGCGCTACAACGGCAGCTTTGGCCTGTGGAGTTCGGACAGCGAAGAAGAGTACTGGCTCACCGCCTATGTTACCGACTTCCTGCTGCGTGCCCGTGACCAAGGTTACGGCGTGCCTGCCGAGGCACTGAAGAAGGCCAGTGAGCGCCTGCTGCGTTACCTGCAGGAACGCAACCTGATCGAAGTCGACTACAGCGAAAATGCCGACCACACGCGCTTTGCCGTGCAGGCCTATGCGGCGCTGGTGCTGTCGCGCAGCCAGCAGGCGCCGTTGGGGGCCCTGCGCGGCCTGTTCGAACGTCGCGCCGATGCCCGCTCCGGTCTGCCGCTGGTACAACTGGCGGTGGCGCTGGACAAAATGGGCGACAAACCGCGTGCCGAGCAAGCCTTGCAGGCGGGCCTGGGCATCAGCCGTGGCAAAGGCTGGCTGGCCGATTACGGCAGCGCCCTGCGTGACCAGGCGCTGATCCTGGCACTGCTGCAGGAAAGCAACCTGGCCAGCAGCCAGGTCGATCAGCGCCTGTTCGCGTTGTCGGATGAACTGGCGGCCAACCGTTGGCTGTCGACCCAAGAGCGCAATGCACTGTTCCTCGCGGGCCGTGGCCTGCTGGGCAAGCCGGAAGGCCAGTGGCAGGCACGCCTGGACAGCGCCGGTGAAGTGCGCGAGTTGAACAATGCCGAGGCCGGTATGAAGCTGGAAGGCCCGTTACTGGCCTCGCCACTGAGCGTGCAGAACGAGGGCAGCGAGACGTTGTACCAGCAGCTGACTCTGTCGGGCTACCCACGACAGGCGCCTGCTGCTGGCGGCAACGGCCTGCAGATTCGCAGAGAGTACCTGGGCATGAATGGCCAGCCGCTGGACCTGCACAACCTGCGCAGTGGCGACCTTGTGCTCGTGCACCTGGCGCTGAAAGCTGAGGACCGCGTGCCGGACGCGCTGGTGGTGGACCTGCTGCCGGCAGGCCTGGAGCTGGAAAACCAGAACCTGGCTCAAAGCGCCGCCAGCCTGGACAATGCCAGCAGTGCAGTGAAGGCGTGGCGCGAGTCGATGCAGAACGCCAGCGTGGTGCATCAGGAGTATCGTGATGATCGTTATGTCGCGGCGCTCAAGCTCGACGGCTATGGCACCACCCACCTGCTGTACCTGGCGCGAGCGGTGACCCCTGGCACCTACCGCGTGCCGCCGCCGCAGGTCGAGTCGATGTATCGGCCGAACTTGCAGGCCGTGGGGGATGGGCAAGGGGAGATGACCGTGAAAGCCCGCTGACGCAGCACGCTTATCTGCAGGAGCAGCCGCGTGCTGCTCCTGCAAGGGTATGCCATTGTGCGTTCAGTGAATCACCCAGCTCATCACCCATAGCCCCAGCACCAGCCAGATGATCCCGAGGATGATCGAGGCGCGCATGAATGCGCGGATTGCCGAGTACAGCAGCATCAGGCCGATGATCAGGGCCAGGATGCTCAGCAGCGAGGTGTCCATGCCCAAGGTGCGCGACAGACCATCGATGAAGTTGCCACCGGCATTGGCCAGCAGGTTGAACAGCCCGCTCAATGCGTCGACGATGAAGCGGATCAACGACCCCAGTGCCTGGCCCAGCCACTCGAAAAAACCTTCTACATGCATAGTTGCTTCCTGATGAAAAAATCGGCGAGGTTGTCGTCCCAAAGCCTTTGGCCATTACCTGGCCAGGTCGGTTCCCGATGCCAAGCTTAGCGCGACCACGCAGCCGTGCGGGCAGGTTGTTGCGTGCTGCATTGATCAGTTTGCTGGTGCTGGGCGGCCTGTTGTGGCTGGCTGATCGTATCTGGCCGCTGCCGCTGCCGGGTGATGACCTGGCCCGGGTAGTGCTGGCCGAAGACGGCACGCCGTTGTGGCGCTTTGCTGATGCTGATGGCGTGTGGCGCTACCCCGTAAGCCCCGAAGAGGTTTCGCCGCTTTACCTGCAGGCCTTGCTGACTTACGAGGACCGTTGGTTCTACAACCACCCAGGGGTCAACCCGCTGGCCTTGGCCCGCGCGGCCTGGCTGAACCTGCGCGGCTGGCGTGTCGTGTCGGGCGGCAGCACATTGTCGATGCAGGTGGCACGCCTGCTCGACCCGCACGACCGTACCCTGGTTGGCAAACTGCGCCAGCTATGGCGCACGTTGCAGCTGGAATGGCACTTGTCCAAGCGCGACATCCTGCAGATCTACCTGAACCGCGCACCTTTCGGCGGCACGCTTCAGGGCGTGGCGGCAGCCAGCTGGGCGTACCTGGGCAAGTCGCCCCTGCACCTGACACCTGCCGAAGCGGCACTGCTGGCCGTGCTGCCCCAGGCACCCAGCCGGCTGCGCCCGGACCGCCACCCCGAGCGTGCCCAGCGTGCCCGGGACAAGGTGCTGCAGCGCCTGGCTGAATACCAGGTGTGGCCGGCCCAGCAAATTCGCGAGGCGGCCGAGGAGCCGCTGGTGTTGGCGCCACGCCAGGAGCCGGCCCTGGCGCCATTACTGGCCCGGCGCCTGAACAGCGCTGACAGCCCGCCGCTGATCCGTACCACGCTTGACGCCGCGCTTCAGCGGCGCCTCGAAGACTTGCTGCTGGGCTGGCGCGCGCGGCTGCCGGAGCGTACTTCGGCCGCCATTCTGGTGGTTGAAGCGCAGAGCATGGCGGTGCGCGCGTACCTGGGCTCGGTAGATTTGTCTGATGAGCGCCGCTTTGGCCATGTCGACATGGTGCGCTCGCTACGTTCGCCCGGCTCCACCCTCAAGCCTTTTCTCTACGGCATGGCGCTGGACGATGGCCTGATCCATTCCGAATCGCTGTTGCAGGATGTTCCGCGACGCTACGGCGACTACCGCCCCGGCAACTTCTCCATGGGTTTCAGCGGGCCTGTGTCGGCCAGCTCGGCGCTGGCCCTGTCGCTCAACCTGCCCGCCGTGCAATTGCTGGAAGCCTACGGCCCGAAACGCTTTGCCGCGCAACTGCGCATGGCGGGCATGCCGCTGATACTGCCGCCCCTTGCCGAGCCCAACCTGTCGTTGATCCTGGGCGGTGCCGGCAGCCGGCTGGAAGACCTGGTCGGCGGCTACGCGGCGCTGGCGCGGGGGGGCAACAGTGCGCAGGTGCGCCTGCAGCCACAGGCCCCCTTGGTGGAGCACCGGTTGCTGTCGCCAGGGGCGGCGTGGATCATCCGGCGTATCCTCAGTGGCCAGGCGCGCCCGGACCGCGACCCGCACGCCGAACTGGTGCAGCGCCCGCAACTGGCCTGGAAAACCGGCACCAGCTACGGCTTTCGCGATGCCTGGTCGATTGGCGTGGGGCCGCGCTACCTGATCGGCGTATGGATTGGCCGCCCCGACGGTACACCGGTACCCGGGCAGTTCGGCCTGGCGTCGGCGGCGCCGCTGATGTTGCAGGTGCACGATCTGTTGAGCAATCGCGACAGCCAACGCGGCATCAGCGTCCCTGTAGAGCGGGTACCTGCGAATATCGGTGTTGCGGCGATCTGTTGGCCGCTGGGCCAGCCGATGAGCAAGCAGGACACCAACTGTCGGCGTCAGCGCTTTGCATGGACCCTGGACGGCACCACGCCGCCAACCTTGCAGGCAGCCGACCAGCCGCTGGGCCTGGGCTTGCGTGAAAAGGTGTGGGTCAACGAGCAGGGCTTGCGGGTCGATGGTAGCTGCCCGGGCGCCAGGGCTCGTGACATCGCCCTGTGGCCGGCGCCGCTGGAACCGTGGCTACCCCGTGTCGAGCGGCGCCTGGCGCGATTGCCGGCCATCGACCCGGCCTGCCCGCCGCAGGCGCCGGCCAGTGCACCACCGCTGTCGATCGTCGGCGTGCGCCCAGGCGACAATCTGCGTCGCCCGGCCACCAGCACTGAGCCGCTGCAATTGCAGCTCTCTGCCTTGGGTGGTGGTGGACGGCGCTGGTGGTTCCTCAACGGCCAGCCGCTGGGTGAAACCCAAGGGCAGGACAGCCTGTTGCTGCGTTTGCCACAGGTCGGGCAGGCTGAACTCAGCGCGCTGGACGAAAGCGGTCAGACGGCGCGGGTGGCGTTCCAGGTCAGCGAGTAGATGTTCGACGGCAGCCGGGCCAGCACCTACGCTTGCAAGTGACGGGTGTGGCCGGCTGGTGCCCCGCAACCCATGGGAACATGGAGTGCCCTATGCGTCCTCTGGTCGTGCCCCTGATGTTGCTGCTTTGGGCACTTGCTGCCCATGCCGACCCGTTGCCGGGGTTTCTCGACAGCCATGAGTACGAGCGGCGTCTGCCCAGCGCCAACCTGCCGATGACGGACTACTCCCCTGTGAACCCCCGCATACGGCTGGCCGGGGCGGCTATCGACAATCCCAGCTGGGCCCCGGCCAACACCCGGCTGGTGCTGCATAAAGTGCGCTTCGAGGGCGGCACGGTGTTCCCCTTGGGCGACCTGCGCGAACACTATCAGCCGCTGATCGGGCACGAAACCACGTTGGGTGAATTGCAGCAATACACCCAGCGCCTGACCCAACGCTACCGGCAGGAGGGCTACTTGTTGTCGTATGCCTACCTGCCGCCTCAGGATGTGGCCGATGGCAGGGTCAATGTGGTGCTGGTCGAAGGTTACGTACGTGATTACCACGTGGACGGCGATATCGGATCGGCCAATGAGTATTTGCAGCAGTTGCTGGCGCGCATTGAGGCCGAGCGCCCACTGACCCGCGAAACGCTGGAGCGCTATCTGGGCCTGGCTACGCGCATGCCAGGGGTCGTGGTAGAGGCCGAATTGGCAATGGCGCGGGCTGCCGATGGTGTCGCCCAGCTGACCGTGCATGCACGGCGCAAGCCACTCAGCGCCGCTGTGACCGTGGCCGACTCCAGCCGTGATGCTGCACAGGCCCTGATCACCGTAGCCAGCAATGCCCAGACCCGCCATGGCGAACGCGTAACGGCCAGCTGGCTGCTGCCCCCTGGCAATGACCGGGTCTACTACCAGCGTCTCGATTACAGCCAGTACCTGGACGCCGCCGGAAGCCAACTGCTGCTGTCGGCGTCGCGCTACCGCAGCGAGCCCGGCACGCGCATACGTTTGGACGATGGCCGCGATATCACCCGCAAGCACGACAGTGAGCGCTATGCGATCGGCCTGCGTCAGCCGGTGGTTGTAAGGCCCAATGAGTGGCTGGCGGTGCAGGGCCACGTGTATTCAGTCAGTGAGCATGGTGAAGACCGGATGGCCGAACAGCCACCGTCTCGCAAGTACGACACCTATGTGCGGGCGCTGGCATTCGAAGGTGACTGGCGCAAGGTGGAGCAGGGGCGTTTGCGTATCGTCAGTGCCGGGGTCTATCAGGGCCTGGACTACCTGGGAGCACGCAGCGATGCTGACTACGATCTCGATTTACTGCGCTTGCGGCTTTCCGGTTTGCAGAGCGACAGGCTGTTGGATAACTGGCAGGGGGTGGTGTCCGGGGCGTTGTACTGGAGTGATGATCGATTGCCTGACAGCGAGCGTGCGGGGTTTGGCGGGCAGAATTTCGGGCGCGGTTACCCGCGCGATCAGGCGGACGGTGACAAGGGCTGGGGAGTGGCTTACGAGCTCAACTACAGCGTGCGCAGTAGCTGGCTTGCGCGGGTTCAGCCCTATGCGGTGGTGGATACCGCACAGGCCTGGCATAACCGGGGACCGGTGGAGGACGCCCATCTGGCTTCGGTGGCGCTGGGTGTGCGGTTAGGGGTTGGGCATATGTTCAATGTGGCGCTGGAGGTGGCCAAGCCGTTGGCGGATGTGGCGCTGGATAGCCTGGAACGTGGGCCTCGGCTGACATTGAACCTGGCAATCCAGTTGTAGCAGGCAAATATGGGCTTGCCGGAGCAGCGTTTCGCAGCGCAAGGCTGCTCCAAAATGGTGGGCCGCGCCTTCACTCAATGGGTCGTGAACCGCTGGTGCACGGGCGACGAGCTGGGGGTCAGCGCAAGAGCCAGTTGGGTGCGGTTGTGCATATGCGTCAAACGCAATACCTGAGACACATAGAGCTTCACGGTGTTTTCGGTAATGCCCAGTTCGCAGGCGATCTGGTAATTGGTCTTGCCCTTGCCTACCAGGCGCGCCACTTCCAGCTGGCGTGGTGACAGTTTCTCGAACGCTGCCGGTAGCTCGCTTTCGCTTTCTTCTGCATCACTGGCACGCCGGTGGGCACCTTGGCCACGGGCTTTTTCCAGGTCCTGATACAGTTCGTCCACCGACTCGGCCAGTTCCTGCAAGCGCTGGTTCAAGCCACCCAGATCGCGAATGTTGCGCTGGCGCTCCAGCAAGGCCTCTTCCTGCCGGCGGACGCCTTCCAGCAGTTCATCGAGGTCCATTGGCTTCTGGTAGTAATCGGCGAAACCTTCGCGTAGCGCCCGGATCAAGTCCTGCTTCTCGGCACGCCCAGTCAACATGATGGCTTCGAACATACGCTGGCTACCGTTGATCTCCTTCAATGCGCGTACCAGCTCGATGCCATCCCGATCGGGCATGTGCAGGTCACAGATGAGCAAGCCAATAGTCGGGTCT from Pseudomonas putida encodes the following:
- a CDS encoding ShlB/FhaC/HecB family hemolysin secretion/activation protein, which produces MRPLVVPLMLLLWALAAHADPLPGFLDSHEYERRLPSANLPMTDYSPVNPRIRLAGAAIDNPSWAPANTRLVLHKVRFEGGTVFPLGDLREHYQPLIGHETTLGELQQYTQRLTQRYRQEGYLLSYAYLPPQDVADGRVNVVLVEGYVRDYHVDGDIGSANEYLQQLLARIEAERPLTRETLERYLGLATRMPGVVVEAELAMARAADGVAQLTVHARRKPLSAAVTVADSSRDAAQALITVASNAQTRHGERVTASWLLPPGNDRVYYQRLDYSQYLDAAGSQLLLSASRYRSEPGTRIRLDDGRDITRKHDSERYAIGLRQPVVVRPNEWLAVQGHVYSVSEHGEDRMAEQPPSRKYDTYVRALAFEGDWRKVEQGRLRIVSAGVYQGLDYLGARSDADYDLDLLRLRLSGLQSDRLLDNWQGVVSGALYWSDDRLPDSERAGFGGQNFGRGYPRDQADGDKGWGVAYELNYSVRSSWLARVQPYAVVDTAQAWHNRGPVEDAHLASVALGVRLGVGHMFNVALEVAKPLADVALDSLERGPRLTLNLAIQL
- a CDS encoding alpha-2-macroglobulin family protein, which codes for MFNKGLLLACALALLSACDSSTPGKPAPVEKSVASAPAEASAPKREDPALLAKRYEGRELTVLDVSEVQLDGAATLSISFSVPLDAKQDFTNKVHLVDTVKGKLDGAWELSDNQMELRLRHLEPQRKLVLTVDKGLLAVNGKQLDSESITRLETRDMQPTIGFASRGSLLPTRLAEGLPVIALNVDKVDVEFFRVKPDMLSTFLANWGRNSSLYYYQSKETLDMAELVYSGRFDLNPARNTRETVLLPIAGIKPLQAPGVYLAVMRASGTYDYSQPATLFTLSDIGVSAHRYRDRIDVFAQALEGGKALSDVNLEIHDEKGKLLAQATTDGKGHAQLPITPKADTLIATQGVHTTLLRLNTAALDLAEFDITGPQANPLQFFIFGPRDLYRPGETVLLNGLLRDQDGKPVKAQPVSVEVRRPDEQVSRKFVWEADSNGLYQYQLQLATEAPTGRWQLLLDLGGGRKQVYEFLVEDFLPERLALELKGSSKPLSPDEDARIQVNGRYLYGAPAAGNRLSGQAYVRPLREAVPALPGYQFGSVTETDLKQDLELDEVTLDQAGKAVVDIESRWAEARSPLQLTVQASLQESGGRPITRRLEQPIWPAERLPGLRGLFEGDETDSNGPVEFEFLLADRDGHKLAADALKVRLVRERRDYYWNYSQSDGWSYAYNEKFLTQNEETISVKAGSTAKLSFQVEWGPYRVEVEDPQTGLVSSERFWAGYRAQDNAEGGAVRPDQVKLALDKPSYADGATAKVTVTPPAAGSGYLMIESSDGPLWWQEIDVPAEGKTFDVQLDKAWARHDLYISALVIRPGERKANATPKRAVGVLHLPLDRAERKLALSLQAPEKMRPKQPLTVKIKAANADGSVPKQVHVLLSAVDVGILNITDFKTPDPFASLFGRKAYGADQLDIYGQLIEAGQGRLASLAFGGDAAMAKGGKRPNTTVTIVAQQSLPVTLDDKGEGQATVDIPDFNGELRLMAQAWTEEHFGMAEGKTVVAAPLIAELSAPRFLAGGDRTSLALDLANLSGRAQQLSVEITTDGQLSLAANAVQSVNLAEGQRSTLMIPVQAQGGLGQGKVHVRVTGLQLPNEPITAFEREWTLGVRPAYPAMLKHYRVALKDQPWTLPEADLAAFEPAGLEASLALSSRPPLNLAEQIRALQAYPYGCLEQTTSGLYPSLYADADSLKRLGIKGEPADVRKRKIEMGIEHLLGMQRYNGSFGLWSSDSEEEYWLTAYVTDFLLRARDQGYGVPAEALKKASERLLRYLQERNLIEVDYSENADHTRFAVQAYAALVLSRSQQAPLGALRGLFERRADARSGLPLVQLAVALDKMGDKPRAEQALQAGLGISRGKGWLADYGSALRDQALILALLQESNLASSQVDQRLFALSDELAANRWLSTQERNALFLAGRGLLGKPEGQWQARLDSAGEVRELNNAEAGMKLEGPLLASPLSVQNEGSETLYQQLTLSGYPRQAPAAGGNGLQIRREYLGMNGQPLDLHNLRSGDLVLVHLALKAEDRVPDALVVDLLPAGLELENQNLAQSAASLDNASSAVKAWRESMQNASVVHQEYRDDRYVAALKLDGYGTTHLLYLARAVTPGTYRVPPPQVESMYRPNLQAVGDGQGEMTVKAR
- a CDS encoding MATE family efflux transporter; this translates as MPQLAADWRHRPTHRKVWALAAPMILSNISVPLVALVDSTVIGHLPHAHQLGAVAVGATLFTFMVGLMGFLRMGSTGFAAQAAGRGDGAALRQVLVQGLLLAVGFALLIGLLALPFSQLALHAMQPSAALQQSTEDFFHTRLLGLPAALASYALVGWFLGTQNARAPLAILLTTNLLNIALNLWFVLGLDWGVLGSARASVIAEWSAALLGLALTRPALRAYPGQIVWAALKRWQAWRPLLAVNRDIFLRSLALQLVFLLITVQGARLGEATVAANALLLNGLLLTAYALDGLAHAVEALCGHAIGARDRDTLRRSLVVACGWSLITSLGFAGLFLLGGHLFIDLQTDIESVRAAAYPYLPYLALLPLIAVWSYLLDGLFIGATRAREMRNAMLVSVLIALPVAVAMSGLGNHGLWMAFLGFMGLRAVTLGWVGWKLKLEDKWVTGPGNTI
- the pbpC gene encoding peptidoglycan glycosyltransferase PbpC (penicillin-binding protein 1C), translating into MPSLARPRSRAGRLLRAALISLLVLGGLLWLADRIWPLPLPGDDLARVVLAEDGTPLWRFADADGVWRYPVSPEEVSPLYLQALLTYEDRWFYNHPGVNPLALARAAWLNLRGWRVVSGGSTLSMQVARLLDPHDRTLVGKLRQLWRTLQLEWHLSKRDILQIYLNRAPFGGTLQGVAAASWAYLGKSPLHLTPAEAALLAVLPQAPSRLRPDRHPERAQRARDKVLQRLAEYQVWPAQQIREAAEEPLVLAPRQEPALAPLLARRLNSADSPPLIRTTLDAALQRRLEDLLLGWRARLPERTSAAILVVEAQSMAVRAYLGSVDLSDERRFGHVDMVRSLRSPGSTLKPFLYGMALDDGLIHSESLLQDVPRRYGDYRPGNFSMGFSGPVSASSALALSLNLPAVQLLEAYGPKRFAAQLRMAGMPLILPPLAEPNLSLILGGAGSRLEDLVGGYAALARGGNSAQVRLQPQAPLVEHRLLSPGAAWIIRRILSGQARPDRDPHAELVQRPQLAWKTGTSYGFRDAWSIGVGPRYLIGVWIGRPDGTPVPGQFGLASAAPLMLQVHDLLSNRDSQRGISVPVERVPANIGVAAICWPLGQPMSKQDTNCRRQRFAWTLDGTTPPTLQAADQPLGLGLREKVWVNEQGLRVDGSCPGARARDIALWPAPLEPWLPRVERRLARLPAIDPACPPQAPASAPPLSIVGVRPGDNLRRPATSTEPLQLQLSALGGGGRRWWFLNGQPLGETQGQDSLLLRLPQVGQAELSALDESGQTARVAFQVSE